Proteins from one Coffea arabica cultivar ET-39 chromosome 8c, Coffea Arabica ET-39 HiFi, whole genome shotgun sequence genomic window:
- the LOC140013502 gene encoding uncharacterized protein, whose translation MFTVPCNIGNIRIEKAMLDLGASINVMSRSIYNMLNLGPLKEISIIIQLTDRSNAYPDRVLEDILVQVDKLVFPANFYVLDMKEDNSANSPPILLGRPFLRTSRTKIDVYSGTLTMEFDGDIIKFNIYDAMKYPNESHSVFVIDVINSLMQHTFELMDDDALKVALTHALIGSIFRR comes from the coding sequence ATGTTTACTGTTCCTTGCAACATTGGAAATATTAGGATTGAAAAAGCAATGTTGGATTTGGGTGCTTCCATAAATGTTATGTCTCGTTCTATTTATAACATGCTGAATCTCGGGCCTTTAAAAGAGATAAGTATAATAATTCAACTTACTGATAGGTCAAATGCTTATCCTGATAGGGTTTTGGAAGATATATTGGTTCAAGTAGACAAATTGGTTTTTCCTGCGAACTTTTATGTGCTTGACATGAAGGAAGATAATTCTGCTAATTCACCTCCAATTTTATTAGGAAGACCATTTTTGAGAACTTCTAGGACCAAAATTGATGTCTATTCTGGAACACTGACTATGGAGTTTGATGGCGATATTATAAAATTCAATATTTATGATGCCATGAAATATCCTAATGAATCTCATTCAGTCTTTGTTATAGATGTAATTAACTCTTTGATGCAGCACACTTTTGAACTAATGGATGATGATGCTTTGAAAGTTGCTCTTACTCATGCCTTGATCGGGAGTATATTCAGGAGATGA